One region of Armigeres subalbatus isolate Guangzhou_Male chromosome 3, GZ_Asu_2, whole genome shotgun sequence genomic DNA includes:
- the LOC134226279 gene encoding ER membrane protein complex subunit 10 isoform X1, protein MIRKILFAILCNLIIVLHAQSHLEYDGWLNIELYHALDVHEPQKFTPRGNITITSLNSGASSVSQEPLTVHERNQLRKLAEENRLYRLEAHVLEADGTRSKFLTSTKACALTKSQLADVLWVSLDHAGSVTAITQSVNNGNTNNCRDLIARDFEALDEFNTDVYVKPMENAPIPDTASFIQKMEREREARERGETKDNRGFFAKYWMYIVPVAILVLISGATNPEGAGNR, encoded by the exons ATGATCCGGAAAATACTGTTTGCAATACTGTGCAATTTAATCATAGTTCTACATGCG CAGTCGCACCTCGAGTACGACGGATGGCTCAACATTGAATTATATCACGCGCTGGATGTTCATGAACCGCAGAAATTTACCCCACGGGGCAACATTACCATCACCAGCCTGAACAGTGGTGCTTCGTCCGTGTCGCAGGAACCGTTAACCGTCCACGAACGAAACCAACTCCGTAAATTAGCTGAGGAAAATCGCCTGTACAGATTAGAGGCTCACGTCCTCGAAGCCGATGGCACCCGGTCCAAATTCTTGACCTCAACTAAAGCA TGCGCGTTGACAAAATCCCAACTGGCCGACGTACTGTGGGTTTCGCTTGATCACGCCGGATCTGTTACGGCCATCACACAATCGGTCAACAATGGTAATACGAATAACTGCCGTGACTTGATCGCTCGGGACTTTGAGGCGCTGGACGAATTCAATACAGACGTGTACGTGAAACCGATGGAAAATGCCCCTATTCCGGACACTGCCAGTTTTATCCAGAAAATGGAACGAGAACGGGAAGCTCGAGAGCGGGGTGAGACCAAGGATAATCGTGGCTTTTTCGCCAAATAT TGGATGTACATCGTTCCGGTAGCAATTCTGGTTCTCATTTCAGGAGCTACCAATCCGGAAGGTGCAGGAAACCGTTAA
- the LOC134226280 gene encoding uncharacterized protein LOC134226280, which produces MATTTTSGNSSDTFSDGTINNYHDIYIQQASTNRNNRNSSDDREVDRIEQIMSTNTVAPPSYNYLPTAAAPTIGINDSSSRLVVISSERYQLPGPSGSSSSGNTSGRTTSNVIIVHGNGGSSFTTGTNRRGDPPSYEDAINREEPPPSYDSLFGRVREAHKSSTGVMDFLKNVVILLLGTLGCTIILGITIVIPVCMIVFGAVYLYDCPQGEYIPVYLLVGGGFGVLKQLLHLSTRVRSREEQELERLRQSPTQTLINCFMLGWFIIGSFWIYRIYEPNYDPAMGKYCNKSLYLFTFWLITSVYMTLGIITVVLCGVSIISIAIHRRT; this is translated from the exons ATGGCCACGACGACAACGTCCGGTAACAGCAGCGATACCTTCAGCGACGGGACCATCAACAATTATCACGACATTTACATTCAACAG GCTAGTACCAATAGGAACAATCGAAACAGCAGCGACGACCGTGAAGTAGATAGGATTGAACAAATAATGAGTACAAATACGGTTGCTCCGCCGTCATACAATTATCTTCCTACGGCAGCAGCGCCCACCATAGGGATCAACGACAGCAGTAGTCGGCTAGTGGTGATCAGTAGCGAACGCTACCAGCTGCCGGGACCTAGTGGTAGCAGTAGTAGCGGTAACACTAGCGGCAGGACCACGAGTAACGTTATCATCGTGCACGGAAACGGTGGTAGCAGTTTTACGACCGGCACCAACCGTCGGGGTGATCCGCCTAGCTATGAGGATGCAATCAACCGAGAGGAACCGCCACCGTCCTATGATTCGTTGTTCGGGCGAGTCCGCGAAGCGCACAAATCGTCCACCGGAGTGATGGACTTCCTGAAGAACGTTGTGATATTGCTGCTGGGAACTT tgGGTTGCACAATCATCCTGGGCATTACGATCGTTATCCCAGTATGTATGATCGTATTCGGTGCGGTCTACCTTTACGACTGCCCCCAGGGTGAGTACATTCCGGTGTATTTGCTGGTTGGCGGTGGCTTTGGAGTACTCAAGCAGTTGCTCCATCTGTCCACTCGTGTTCGCAGTCGCGAGGAGCAGGAACTGGAACGCCTCAGGCAGTCGCCCACCCAAACACTAATCAACTGTTTCATGCTCGGTTGGTTCATCATCGGATCATTCTGGATCTACCGAATTTACGAACCGAACTACGATCCGGCCATGGGAAAGTACTGCAACAAGTCGCTGTATCTGTTCACCTTCTGGTTGATCACCTCGGTCTACATGACGCTGGGCATCATCACCGTCGTCTTGTGCGGTGTAAGCATCATTAGCATCGCCATCCATCGAAGGACATAA
- the LOC134226278 gene encoding large ribosomal subunit protein mL64, which produces MSSIRMLTLRPTNRLFQSYLQLPRFYASQAKDATDEPASTSATESDLPVTFVEDEDLLAAREAQIEQIRNKSRLLPQHRNMLNNLLPYEESQSWIHETVKYKRMMLGRYGLDASRVDPRICFPTQREAFEKTEYERVAYPKTLKEMMKENKKTKQEKADRIRIREEEVTKKMEKLDQWVADLNKRIATKEAEARAAKERKDRLVEEVRRHFGFRIDPRDERFQEMLAQKEKEDRKKVREAKRKEKEVKMLDKLKKKTADLENEESKDATTGKEEVDKK; this is translated from the exons ATGTCTTCAATCCGGATGTTAACATTAAGGCCAACCAACAGATTATTTCAAAGTTACCTGCAGCTTCCCCGGTTTTACGCTTCGCAAGCTAAAGACGCCACAGATGAACCCGCATCGACATCTGCCACGGAATCCGATCTGCCGGTTACCTTCGTTGAGGATGAAGACCTACTTGCAGCTCGCGAGGCGCAAATCGAGCAGATTCGAAACAAGTCGCGCCTCTTGCCACAGCATCGAAACATGTTGAACAACTTGCTGCCATACGAGGAGTCCCAGTCGTGGATCCATGAAACGGTGAAGTACAAGCGCATGATGTTGGGCCGGTATGGACTGGATGCAAGCAGAGTTGACCCAC GAATCTGCTTTCCTACTCAACGGGAAGCCTTTGAGAAAACCGAATACGAACGTGTTGCTTATCCAAAAACCCTTAAAGAAATGATGAAGGAGAATAAGAAAACTAAACAAGAGAAGGCGGATCGCATCCGGATCCGCGAAGAGGAAGTAACCAAAAAGATGGAAAAGCTGGATCAATGGGTGGCAGATTTGAATAAAAGAATCGCGACAAAAGAAGCAGAAGCACGCGCCGCCAAGGAACGGAAAGATCGTTTGGTAGAAGAAGTGCGTCGGCACTTCGGATTCCGCATAGATCCACGGGACGAACGATTCCAGGAAATGTTGGCccagaaggagaaggaagaccGTAAAAAGGTCAGAGAAGCCAAGAGGAAGGAAAAGGAAGTTAAGATGTTGGACAAGTTGAAGAAAAAAACCGCCGATTTGGAAAACGAAGAATCGAAAGATGCCACCACGGGGAAAGAGGAAGTTgataaaaagtaa
- the LOC134226279 gene encoding ER membrane protein complex subunit 10 isoform X2 encodes MIRKILFAILCNLIIVLHASHLEYDGWLNIELYHALDVHEPQKFTPRGNITITSLNSGASSVSQEPLTVHERNQLRKLAEENRLYRLEAHVLEADGTRSKFLTSTKACALTKSQLADVLWVSLDHAGSVTAITQSVNNGNTNNCRDLIARDFEALDEFNTDVYVKPMENAPIPDTASFIQKMEREREARERGETKDNRGFFAKYWMYIVPVAILVLISGATNPEGAGNR; translated from the exons ATGATCCGGAAAATACTGTTTGCAATACTGTGCAATTTAATCATAGTTCTACATGCG TCGCACCTCGAGTACGACGGATGGCTCAACATTGAATTATATCACGCGCTGGATGTTCATGAACCGCAGAAATTTACCCCACGGGGCAACATTACCATCACCAGCCTGAACAGTGGTGCTTCGTCCGTGTCGCAGGAACCGTTAACCGTCCACGAACGAAACCAACTCCGTAAATTAGCTGAGGAAAATCGCCTGTACAGATTAGAGGCTCACGTCCTCGAAGCCGATGGCACCCGGTCCAAATTCTTGACCTCAACTAAAGCA TGCGCGTTGACAAAATCCCAACTGGCCGACGTACTGTGGGTTTCGCTTGATCACGCCGGATCTGTTACGGCCATCACACAATCGGTCAACAATGGTAATACGAATAACTGCCGTGACTTGATCGCTCGGGACTTTGAGGCGCTGGACGAATTCAATACAGACGTGTACGTGAAACCGATGGAAAATGCCCCTATTCCGGACACTGCCAGTTTTATCCAGAAAATGGAACGAGAACGGGAAGCTCGAGAGCGGGGTGAGACCAAGGATAATCGTGGCTTTTTCGCCAAATAT TGGATGTACATCGTTCCGGTAGCAATTCTGGTTCTCATTTCAGGAGCTACCAATCCGGAAGGTGCAGGAAACCGTTAA